Proteins from a genomic interval of Nitrosomonas sp.:
- the eno gene encoding phosphopyruvate hydratase, translating to MSAIVDVIAREIMDSRGNPTIEADVLLESGVLGRASVPSGASVGTREAVELRDEDADRFNGKGVLKAVEHVNTEIAEAIMGLDAAEQCFIDQTLISLDGSDNKSRLGANAILAVSLAVAKASAEESGLPLYRYLGGVNAKWLPVPMMNLINGGAHANNSLDIQEFMVIPLGMPSFREAVRCGAEIFNKIKLLLHKRNMATTVGDEGGFAPNFARNEEALALIVQAIDEAGYLPGSDVAIGVDCASSEFYRDGRYHLSSEGLQLTSAQFVDYLAGWVDKYPIISIEDGMSEQDWDGWKLLTESLGKNVQLVGDDIFVTNTKILKEGIKQNIANSILIKVNQIGTLTETLDAIEAAKCAGYTAIVSHRSGETEDTTIADIAVATNALQIKTGSLSRSDRLAKYNQLIRIEEDLGELARYAGRSAFYQLKL from the coding sequence ATGAGTGCAATCGTAGATGTCATCGCCCGTGAAATTATGGATTCCCGTGGCAATCCAACCATAGAAGCCGATGTATTGCTGGAGTCGGGCGTTCTGGGTCGTGCATCGGTACCGTCCGGCGCCTCCGTGGGCACGCGGGAAGCGGTTGAGTTGCGTGATGAGGATGCAGATCGTTTTAACGGGAAAGGGGTGTTGAAAGCGGTAGAACATGTCAATACTGAGATTGCTGAAGCGATTATGGGACTGGATGCTGCCGAACAGTGTTTTATCGATCAAACCCTGATTTCGCTGGATGGGAGTGATAACAAATCCAGGCTTGGCGCGAATGCTATTCTGGCTGTATCCCTTGCGGTGGCCAAAGCTTCGGCGGAAGAATCCGGTCTGCCGCTTTATCGGTATCTGGGTGGCGTTAATGCCAAGTGGTTGCCCGTACCAATGATGAATCTGATTAATGGCGGCGCGCATGCCAATAACAGCCTTGATATTCAGGAATTTATGGTCATCCCGCTAGGAATGCCGAGTTTTCGTGAAGCAGTGCGCTGTGGCGCAGAAATTTTCAACAAGATCAAATTACTGCTCCATAAAAGAAACATGGCGACCACAGTTGGAGATGAAGGGGGATTTGCGCCAAATTTTGCCCGTAATGAGGAAGCGCTTGCGCTAATTGTCCAGGCGATCGATGAAGCGGGCTATCTGCCGGGTTCCGATGTGGCCATCGGAGTAGACTGCGCCAGCTCCGAGTTTTATCGCGACGGCAGGTATCATCTTTCCTCGGAAGGACTGCAGCTCACTTCGGCTCAGTTTGTCGATTATCTGGCAGGTTGGGTGGACAAGTACCCGATCATCAGTATCGAAGATGGCATGAGTGAACAGGACTGGGATGGCTGGAAACTGTTGACTGAAAGCCTGGGTAAAAATGTGCAATTGGTGGGTGATGATATTTTTGTGACCAACACAAAAATTTTAAAAGAGGGAATTAAGCAAAATATTGCTAATTCTATTCTGATCAAAGTCAACCAGATTGGTACATTGACTGAAACGCTGGATGCCATCGAAGCGGCGAAATGTGCTGGATATACTGCGATAGTTTCGCATCGATCGGGAGAAACAGAGGATACCACTATTGCTGATATTGCTGTTGCCACCAATGCCCTGCAGATCAAAACGGGTTCTTTGTCCCGATCTGACAGACTGGCAAAATACAACCAGCTGATTCGAATTGAAGAAGACCTGGGTGAATTGGCCCGTTATGCCGGACGCTCGGCCTTTTATCAGTTAAAGTTGTAG